GCGACGACGAGGTTGTAGAAATTGTTGATCGCGGCTTCGTTGCGCCGCAAGACGATCCGCGATCGCGTGAACTGCTCGATTGCGTCGGTAAAGTCTTCGAAGAGTTCCTCTGCAAGCCCAAAAATCCGCACGTCGCGGATGCCTTGTGTTCCAGCCTGTGCGGCCTCTTGTCGCATCTCGTTCGCTTCGGCAACCTTCTCTCCCACGTTGTACCCCGAGTCGAGTACTCGTCGGAAGAAAACTGAGAATCCACCGAGGACCACACCGGTGATGATCGTCAACGTCGGTGCGATCACCAACGCGACGGTGAAGTACACGCCGGCAAGAAACACTTCCTGGGTGAACTGAATCGAGTGTTGAATCACCCGGCCAGCGTAGTTCGTCTGTGTGACGATCGCGTTCAAAATGTCGTCGGAACCCTCTCTATCGAAATACTCCACGCGCGCGTTTAACGCGTTCCGGAACGCCCGCGTCTGAAGATCTCGGATGTAGTAGGTTCGCAGTGCTTCCCGGAACCACGCGACTGCGAAACTAGTTGTGTACCGCGCGACCATCACGCCGGAGACCCCAATCACGACGTATCCCAACGTGAACGGGATCCCAAGCGCCTGATAGGCGGTGACGAACACCGCGAGTATCCCTTCCGCCTCCGCGGCGGGGTCTTGGAGCTGGACAAGCTCAACGATTGGGAGGATGAAGCTCAGGCCGACACCCTCGAGGACCGCAGCGATGATGCCCAGCGTGACGACCGCGGCTGTATACTTCGGATTATACTGCGCGACATCGCGGAGGGCGTCGATTTTCTCACTTCTGGAGACCGGTTCGGGATCTGACGATGACATAGCGGTGAGTTGTCCGATTTCCGTCGCCGACTGGAATAATGTCGTCGGTCTTGTCCCGTTCCCTCTCTAATCTGCGTTCCCTAGTGGTATATCAAACTTATCTGAATCATTTGCTCTGTTGAATCCGCAGAAGGCATCGAAATCGGCCATAGAGTTAGCCAGAAAAACAGCTGTCAAAAGTGATCTCTCGATCGGTGCTTTTGTTAGATCCACCTACACACCAGATACTGGTCAAATATGCCGAATGAACAGCCAACTAATTCGGGAATATTCCAGTTCTGTGGATAGACGATCCCGCCCAATCATCGGATTCAACGGCTGTGTTGAATCACCATACAGCAGCGGGGTAGGCCACTAAATCAAAGGAGTTGAAGCGGGAAGATTCGGTTGCCTATGACACAAATCTCCCGCTTCATCGGGGAGGTTGTGCCGGTTGCTCAAAGAGTTACTGGCGATGGAGGCGAATCCGCCGCCCCGGACGGTGGCGGCGGATTCGCCGACTACGCACTCGTTTCCCTCCACTGTCTCCGGATTTACCTCGATACGTCGTACCGTATGACGATCGACTTGCTCAAAGAGATGCCACAAATAACCGGGGAGATCGGCCTCAGCGCGGCCGATCTCTCCGCGCCGTCCACGTTGTGTAAGGCGTTCGACCGGATCAGCATGAGCGTCTGTCGAGTGCTGCTGCGCCAGTCGGCGCAGCTGCACGATCTCTCTGAACACGCCGCGATCGACGCCACGTTCTACGACCGCTCACCAGCCAGCCGCCACTACTGCCAGCGAATCAGCTACCGCGTTCAGAAGCTGAAAGTCACGAAACTCGTCGATACAGCATCGCAAGCCGTCCTTGACGTTCACTGCTCAACCAACCGAGAAGGAAGCGACGCAGACCTCGCTGAGCAGATCGCTCGCCGGAACGCGGGCGATCTGCGGTCTCTTGCGGCCGATAAGGGCTACGATAAGCAATCGCTCCGCGAAGGTCTGCGTGAGCTCGGGATCAGACCGCTGATCAAGCACCGCATCTTCGCACCGTACGACCACGCACACAACGCCAGAATCGACGATAACCGCTACAATCAGCGCTCTATGACCGAAACCGTGAACTCAGCTGTCAAGCGCTCGCTCGGCTTCGCCGTGCGAGCGCGGTCCTGGTTCCGTGAGTTCCGCGAAATCGCGCTGATGTGTGTCGTCTATAAGATTAAACGCTTCGTCAAACAGTGAATCTCTCCGCCTTACAGCGATTCAACACAGCCGATTCAACAGAGCACATAACTCGACTAAAACAGTAGATCGTAGTCCAGCCTCTACACTTGGAATGTATCTGCCTTGTTGAATCCGATGACGGCGTTGGGTTCATTATTTGAGAACCTGTTTGAGGTTGTAGACTACGGCAGTCTCCACGAGTTTGTGGAACTCGCGGTACCACGCTCGAGAGTGGACAGCGGGGCCGAATCGATGCTTGATGGCCAAAAAAGAAGTTTCAGCTATCCAGCACTGTCCGTGTAATTCGCTATCCAACCGTGCG
This genomic window from Halorubrum sp. PV6 contains:
- a CDS encoding IS5 family transposase, producing MTQISRFIGEVVPVAQRVTGDGGESAAPDGGGGFADYALVSLHCLRIYLDTSYRMTIDLLKEMPQITGEIGLSAADLSAPSTLCKAFDRISMSVCRVLLRQSAQLHDLSEHAAIDATFYDRSPASRHYCQRISYRVQKLKVTKLVDTASQAVLDVHCSTNREGSDADLAEQIARRNAGDLRSLAADKGYDKQSLREGLRELGIRPLIKHRIFAPYDHAHNARIDDNRYNQRSMTETVNSAVKRSLGFAVRARSWFREFREIALMCVVYKIKRFVKQ